In Flavobacterium okayamense, a single window of DNA contains:
- a CDS encoding ATP-dependent helicase: MQQYIDQLNEAQRAPVLQKDGAMIVIAGAGSGKTRVLTMRIAYLMSQGVDAFNILALTFTNKAAREMKNRIASIVGNNEAKNLWMGTFHSVFAKILRIESEKLGYPSNFTIYDTQDSVRLIGQIIKEMQLDKDVYKPKQVLGRISSYKNSLITVKAYFNNPELQEADAMSKKPRLGEIYQNYVERCFKSGAMDFDDLLLKTNELLNRFPDVLAKYQDRFRYILVDEYQDTNHSQYLIVRALSDRFQNICVVGDDAQSIYAFRGANINNILNFQKDYDEVKMFRLEQNYRSTRNIVEAANNIIDKNKTKLEKVVWTDNDEGPKIKVHRSLTDSEEGRFVASTIFEQKMQNQLPNGHFAVLYRTNAQSRSIEDALRKRDIPYRIYGGLSFYQRKEIKDVLAYLRLVINPKDEEALVRVINYPARGIGNSTVEKLTVAANHYKRSIFEVMEHIDKIDLKLNAGTKTKLNDFVTMIKSFQVINENQDAFYLTDHVTKKTGLVQELKKDGTPEGIARIENIEELLNGIKDFTEGQKEIDGARGALSEFLEDVALATDLDKDTGDEDRVALMTIHLAKGLEFPHVFVVGMEEDLFPSAMSLNTRSELEEERRLFYVALTRAEHQAYLTYAQSRYRWGKLVDSEPSRFIEEIDDKFLDYLNPETTSSYRYKPMMDVDIFGDIDKSKLRLAKPVNSKPPAYLNTEANNKPNIRKLKPVSGIKTQANNLFDTNLAVGNVVMHERFGKGEVINLEGIGGDRKAEIKFDVGGVKKLLLKFAKLDVIG, translated from the coding sequence ATGCAACAATATATAGATCAATTAAACGAAGCCCAACGAGCGCCAGTTCTTCAAAAAGATGGTGCTATGATAGTTATTGCAGGAGCAGGTTCGGGAAAAACTCGTGTATTGACTATGCGAATTGCTTATTTAATGAGTCAAGGTGTTGATGCCTTTAATATCTTGGCTTTAACATTTACCAATAAAGCAGCTCGCGAAATGAAAAATCGTATTGCGAGTATTGTGGGTAATAATGAAGCTAAAAATCTTTGGATGGGTACTTTTCACTCGGTTTTTGCTAAGATTCTTCGTATTGAATCTGAAAAATTGGGTTATCCATCAAATTTTACGATTTATGATACACAAGATTCGGTTCGTTTAATCGGGCAAATTATCAAAGAAATGCAACTTGATAAAGATGTTTACAAGCCAAAACAAGTGTTGGGTAGAATTTCTTCTTATAAAAACTCATTAATTACCGTAAAGGCTTATTTCAATAATCCTGAATTGCAAGAGGCCGATGCGATGAGTAAAAAGCCACGTTTAGGCGAAATTTATCAAAATTACGTAGAGCGTTGTTTCAAATCAGGTGCAATGGATTTTGATGATTTGTTGTTAAAAACAAACGAACTTCTAAATCGTTTTCCAGATGTTTTAGCGAAATACCAAGACAGGTTCAGATATATTTTAGTTGATGAGTATCAAGATACGAATCATTCTCAGTATTTAATTGTGCGTGCTTTGTCTGATAGATTTCAAAATATTTGTGTTGTTGGTGACGATGCTCAAAGTATTTATGCCTTCCGTGGCGCAAACATCAATAACATTTTAAACTTTCAAAAAGATTATGATGAAGTAAAGATGTTTCGTTTAGAGCAAAATTATCGCTCTACCAGAAACATTGTTGAAGCTGCTAATAATATTATTGATAAAAATAAAACGAAACTTGAAAAAGTAGTTTGGACCGATAACGATGAAGGTCCAAAAATTAAGGTTCATAGAAGTTTAACTGATAGTGAAGAAGGACGTTTTGTTGCTTCAACTATTTTCGAACAGAAAATGCAAAATCAGTTACCAAACGGACATTTTGCAGTTTTGTATCGTACAAATGCGCAATCGCGCTCTATTGAAGATGCTTTGCGTAAAAGAGATATTCCCTATAGAATTTATGGCGGACTTTCGTTTTACCAACGCAAAGAAATTAAAGATGTTTTGGCGTATTTGCGTTTGGTAATTAATCCGAAAGATGAAGAAGCGTTGGTACGTGTAATCAATTATCCAGCACGTGGAATTGGTAATAGCACGGTTGAAAAATTAACAGTTGCAGCCAATCATTACAAGCGTTCCATTTTTGAAGTAATGGAACATATTGATAAAATCGATTTAAAGTTAAATGCTGGAACAAAAACTAAATTAAACGATTTTGTAACAATGATTAAAAGCTTCCAAGTGATTAATGAAAATCAGGATGCTTTTTATTTAACCGATCATGTTACCAAGAAAACTGGTTTAGTTCAAGAATTGAAAAAAGACGGAACACCAGAAGGAATTGCTCGTATTGAAAACATTGAGGAATTGCTAAATGGTATAAAGGATTTTACAGAAGGGCAAAAAGAAATAGATGGAGCAAGAGGTGCTTTATCTGAATTCTTAGAAGATGTGGCGCTTGCAACTGATTTAGATAAAGATACTGGAGATGAAGATAGAGTTGCACTTATGACCATTCACTTGGCGAAAGGATTGGAGTTTCCTCATGTTTTTGTTGTAGGAATGGAAGAAGACTTGTTCCCAAGTGCCATGAGTTTAAATACACGTAGCGAGTTAGAAGAGGAGCGAAGATTGTTTTATGTAGCCCTTACACGTGCTGAACATCAAGCCTATTTAACGTATGCACAATCTCGTTATCGTTGGGGAAAATTAGTAGACAGTGAACCATCACGTTTTATTGAAGAAATAGACGATAAATTTTTAGATTATTTGAATCCAGAAACAACTAGTTCGTATCGATACAAGCCCATGATGGATGTTGATATTTTTGGAGATATTGATAAATCGAAACTTCGTTTAGCAAAACCTGTTAATAGCAAACCACCAGCATATTTAAATACAGAAGCAAACAACAAACCTAATATTCGTAAATTGAAACCTGTTTCTGGAATTAAAACACAAGCTAATAATTTATTTGATACCAATTTAGCTGTTGGAAATGTTGTAATGCACGAACGTTTTGGAAAAGGTGAAGTGATTAATTTAGAAGGCATTGGTGGCGATAGAAAAGCAGAAATTAAGTTTGATGTTGGCGGTGTTAAAAAATTATTGTTGAAGTTTGCTAAGCTTGATGTGATAGGGTAG
- a CDS encoding carboxypeptidase-like regulatory domain-containing protein — protein MKKILLITILSLLFFSCENLDDGIKNSNSPNQFSQNFGQSVQRDFMGQVVDENNNPIESAIVKIGSNHVNTDSNGVFILYNVNVFEKFAYVSVEKMGYLLGSRSLVPTNGINKIKIMLIEKAPITTVNSGQTSEVNLPNGSKINFDGAFEDENGNSYSGSVSVFAYHLETSNSNISELMPGMLFAEAQDGSAKVLQTFGMLNVELAGASGEKLQIAEGHTAEISMKIDNTQLATASSTIPLWHFDEENGYWKEEGEATRQGDYYIGNVSHFSWWNVDAYQSMTTLNVTVVDGENNPIPNLGVTLTDQSGFISSTLTTNQNGNVSGLIPTNNSLTLEISGAFNYQEQIGSFNSNSSITIVISSASVNTFNFSGNVLDCDNNDFSNGYAVIAINNYVDYAPLVNGTFTSSYATYQDTFNYSVYGVNFGNNEFSTIVTGQADINVSNTVSINDLVVCLNSNTINLAGDFNLVVTRDDGNIYTFPNEIIQLVSPNNYKTTTTGSWAAGTIAQDQGYNFSINNLNGIIVPNQGLCQGYYSNNIYGENYNGTSSNGLIINNNEFYIQYTITFNTGPRIYTCHYIRN, from the coding sequence ATGAAAAAAATCCTTTTAATTACTATTTTAAGTCTTCTGTTTTTCTCATGTGAAAATTTAGATGATGGAATTAAGAATTCAAATTCTCCAAATCAATTTTCTCAAAACTTTGGACAATCTGTTCAAAGAGATTTTATGGGGCAAGTTGTTGATGAAAACAATAATCCCATAGAAAGCGCAATTGTAAAAATTGGTTCAAACCATGTAAATACTGATTCAAACGGAGTATTTATCTTATATAACGTAAATGTATTTGAAAAATTTGCCTATGTAAGTGTTGAAAAAATGGGCTATTTATTAGGTTCACGGTCACTTGTTCCTACAAACGGTATTAACAAAATAAAAATAATGTTGATTGAAAAAGCTCCAATTACAACTGTAAATTCTGGGCAAACGAGTGAAGTAAATCTTCCAAATGGTTCAAAAATAAATTTTGATGGTGCTTTTGAAGATGAAAACGGAAATTCTTATTCAGGTTCCGTAAGTGTTTTTGCCTATCATCTTGAAACTTCAAATTCAAATATTAGTGAACTAATGCCAGGAATGCTATTTGCAGAAGCTCAAGATGGTTCGGCTAAAGTATTACAAACTTTTGGAATGCTTAATGTAGAATTAGCGGGAGCATCAGGTGAAAAACTTCAAATCGCTGAAGGACATACTGCAGAAATTTCTATGAAAATTGATAATACACAATTAGCAACAGCTTCAAGTACAATTCCTTTGTGGCATTTTGATGAAGAGAATGGTTATTGGAAAGAAGAAGGTGAGGCTACACGTCAAGGAGATTATTATATAGGTAATGTATCTCATTTTTCTTGGTGGAATGTTGATGCATACCAATCGATGACAACGCTTAATGTAACAGTTGTTGATGGTGAAAACAACCCTATCCCTAATTTAGGAGTAACACTTACAGATCAAAGTGGGTTTATATCTTCAACTTTAACTACAAATCAAAACGGAAATGTTTCAGGTTTAATACCAACAAATAATAGTTTAACTTTAGAAATTTCAGGAGCATTTAACTATCAAGAACAAATTGGTAGTTTTAACTCTAATTCTTCAATTACTATCGTAATTTCATCTGCTAGTGTTAATACATTCAATTTTTCAGGAAATGTATTAGATTGTGACAATAATGATTTTTCAAATGGTTATGCAGTAATAGCAATTAATAATTATGTTGATTATGCGCCATTGGTTAATGGAACTTTTACAAGTTCTTATGCAACATACCAAGACACCTTTAATTATTCTGTATATGGTGTTAATTTTGGTAATAATGAATTTTCAACAATAGTTACTGGACAAGCAGATATAAATGTTTCAAATACGGTTTCAATAAATGATTTAGTTGTTTGTTTAAATTCTAATACAATAAATTTAGCTGGTGATTTTAATTTAGTAGTAACTAGAGATGATGGAAATATTTACACTTTTCCAAATGAGATAATTCAGCTTGTAAGCCCGAATAATTATAAAACGACAACTACAGGTTCTTGGGCTGCAGGAACAATTGCTCAGGATCAAGGCTATAATTTTTCAATTAATAACTTAAATGGTATTATTGTTCCAAATCAAGGGTTATGTCAAGGGTATTATTCAAATAATATTTATGGTGAAAATTATAATGGTACTTCGAGTAATGGTTTAATTATAAACAATAATGAGTTTTATATTCAGTATACAATTACATTTAATACTGGACCAAGAATTTATACTTGTCATTACATCAGAAATTAA
- a CDS encoding patatin-like phospholipase family protein, translating to MRALIISGGGSKGAFAGGVAQYLIEDLHKDYDFYLGTSTGSLLVSHLALKEVEKIKEAYTSVNQNSIFSNCPFKIKKRFGEDTILINHFNVLRNFLKGSKTFGESKNLRKLIGEFFTEEEFEKLKSGPKEIIVTVSNLSLNTVEYKSINEFEYEDFCDWIWISCNYIPFMSLVRKNGCEYADGGFAAMVPIEEAIKRGATHVDAIILHTETPLYNRLPARSPFTALTNLFSFMMDRIEYQNIKIGKYEARFKDATINFYYTPTLLTTNSLVFNKEKMKEWWQVGYNYAKTKEIDSQEIQKDE from the coding sequence ATGAGAGCATTAATCATATCAGGAGGAGGAAGTAAAGGTGCTTTTGCTGGAGGCGTAGCTCAATATCTTATTGAAGATTTGCATAAAGATTATGATTTTTACTTAGGAACATCTACTGGAAGTTTATTAGTATCGCATTTGGCTTTAAAAGAAGTTGAAAAAATAAAAGAAGCTTATACATCTGTTAACCAAAATAGTATTTTTAGTAATTGTCCTTTTAAAATAAAAAAACGATTTGGTGAAGATACTATCTTGATAAATCACTTTAATGTACTTCGTAATTTTCTTAAAGGTTCTAAAACTTTCGGTGAAAGTAAAAACCTTAGAAAGTTAATTGGTGAGTTTTTTACCGAAGAAGAATTCGAAAAATTAAAATCCGGTCCAAAAGAAATAATAGTAACAGTTTCAAATCTTTCTCTTAATACAGTAGAATACAAATCCATTAACGAATTTGAATACGAAGATTTTTGCGATTGGATTTGGATCTCTTGTAATTATATTCCGTTTATGTCTTTGGTTAGAAAAAATGGTTGTGAATATGCTGATGGTGGTTTTGCTGCAATGGTTCCAATTGAGGAAGCTATTAAGCGTGGAGCAACACATGTTGATGCAATCATATTACATACAGAAACTCCTTTATATAATCGTTTGCCCGCTCGAAGTCCATTCACAGCTTTAACAAATTTATTTTCTTTTATGATGGATCGTATTGAATATCAAAATATTAAAATTGGTAAATACGAAGCTCGTTTTAAAGATGCAACTATAAATTTTTATTATACACCAACTTTATTAACCACAAATTCATTAGTTTTTAATAAAGAAAAAATGAAAGAATGGTGGCAAGTAGGTTATAATTATGCAAAAACAAAAGAGATTGATAGTCAAGAGATTCAGAAAGATGAATAA
- a CDS encoding M1 family metallopeptidase, translating to MLRYFFLFFSVLAFSQQYKSVDFIRCYAYVNPIFEEKSISGAIEYEFNIYKKIDTISIDAVAMEIRDVKINNKKVPFVNDGKHLKLYKGFKKKKNIISFTYSAKPKQALYFTGKDENLQIWTQGQGKYTSHWLPSFDDVNEKVIFDININFNSDYEVLSNGIISSPLVSDGSETIWSFSMKKPMSSYLLMLAIGKFSYTSDRTTSNTFLEYYLDRKDSLKFEPTYRHSKQIFEFLEQEIGIEYPWEVYRQVPVRDFLYAGMENTTSTIFSQDFVVDSIGYNDKNYLNVNAHELAHQWFGDLVTAKESKHHWLQEGFATYYALLAEQSVFGDDYFYHQLWEMATQLERASAEDTEPILSEKASSLTFYKKGAWALHVLREEVGEENFKKAVKNYLEKYQYKNVDTDEFLAEIKKVAPNFDIQTYKKNWLETPGFDFQGVQKYLTNASFIQTFYEVINSYQISFADKKNRFEEIMQSDIYFPVKKEILYQCEVIPFEEKRELIELAMATNNFEVRQAVAQTVNTIQDDFREQFESLLQDNSYITKEIALFKLWKNFKEDQYYYTQLSNGWEGLNYNLKIANLTLKIVTKGISPSDKIEAITELEKMTQLPYESGVRQAAIETLLSLQIPSEQVLISILESTLYHKWQFVKFGKDKIRRMLSNAQDRERFKALQPKLSEELQARLQTFLKETE from the coding sequence ATGTTACGATATTTCTTTCTGTTTTTTAGTGTTTTAGCTTTTTCCCAACAATACAAAAGTGTTGATTTTATTAGATGCTATGCCTATGTTAATCCAATTTTTGAAGAAAAATCAATTTCTGGAGCAATTGAATATGAATTTAATATTTATAAAAAAATTGACACGATTAGTATTGATGCAGTTGCAATGGAGATAAGAGATGTGAAAATTAATAATAAAAAAGTTCCATTTGTTAATGATGGAAAGCATTTGAAATTGTACAAAGGATTTAAAAAGAAAAAAAATATTATATCATTTACATATTCAGCTAAGCCAAAACAAGCACTTTATTTTACAGGTAAAGATGAAAATTTACAAATTTGGACACAAGGTCAAGGAAAATATACAAGTCATTGGTTGCCCAGTTTTGATGATGTAAATGAAAAAGTAATTTTTGATATAAATATTAATTTTAATAGTGATTATGAAGTTTTGTCAAATGGTATAATTTCTTCCCCATTAGTTTCTGATGGTAGTGAAACAATTTGGTCTTTTTCCATGAAAAAACCAATGTCTTCTTATTTACTAATGTTAGCTATAGGAAAATTTTCATATACATCAGATAGAACCACATCAAATACTTTTTTAGAATATTATTTAGACAGAAAAGACAGTTTAAAATTTGAACCAACATATCGTCATTCCAAACAAATATTTGAGTTTTTAGAACAAGAAATTGGAATAGAGTATCCTTGGGAAGTATATCGTCAAGTTCCGGTTCGTGATTTTTTATATGCGGGAATGGAAAATACGACTTCAACGATTTTTTCACAAGATTTTGTGGTGGATTCAATTGGTTATAACGATAAAAACTATTTGAATGTCAATGCCCATGAATTGGCACATCAATGGTTTGGCGATTTGGTTACCGCAAAAGAGAGCAAGCACCATTGGTTACAAGAAGGTTTTGCTACCTATTATGCTTTATTAGCAGAGCAATCTGTTTTTGGAGATGATTATTTCTATCACCAATTATGGGAAATGGCAACCCAATTAGAACGTGCATCAGCTGAAGATACTGAACCTATTTTAAGTGAAAAGGCGAGTTCCTTAACCTTTTATAAAAAAGGTGCTTGGGCTTTGCATGTTTTACGAGAAGAAGTTGGAGAAGAAAATTTCAAAAAAGCTGTCAAAAATTATTTGGAAAAATACCAATATAAAAATGTGGATACGGATGAGTTTTTAGCCGAAATAAAAAAGGTAGCACCTAATTTTGACATTCAAACGTATAAGAAAAATTGGTTAGAAACACCAGGATTTGATTTTCAAGGTGTACAAAAGTATTTAACTAATGCTTCATTTATTCAAACTTTCTATGAAGTAATTAATAGTTACCAAATTTCTTTTGCAGATAAGAAAAATCGTTTTGAAGAAATTATGCAATCGGATATTTATTTCCCTGTAAAAAAAGAAATTTTATATCAGTGCGAAGTTATTCCTTTTGAAGAAAAAAGAGAATTAATTGAATTAGCAATGGCTACAAACAATTTTGAAGTACGCCAAGCAGTTGCGCAAACTGTAAATACAATTCAAGATGATTTCAGAGAGCAATTTGAAAGTTTATTACAGGATAACTCCTATATAACCAAAGAAATTGCTTTGTTCAAATTATGGAAAAACTTTAAAGAAGATCAATATTACTATACACAATTAAGTAATGGTTGGGAAGGCTTGAACTATAATTTAAAAATAGCTAACTTAACGTTGAAAATAGTTACTAAAGGAATTTCTCCTTCCGATAAAATTGAAGCAATTACTGAGTTAGAAAAAATGACACAATTACCTTATGAATCAGGAGTTCGTCAAGCAGCAATAGAAACATTATTGAGTTTGCAAATTCCTTCAGAGCAAGTTTTAATTAGTATATTAGAGTCAACATTATATCACAAATGGCAGTTTGTAAAATTTGGTAAAGATAAAATTAGAAGAATGTTATCAAATGCTCAAGACAGAGAGCGATTTAAAGCACTTCAACCTAAATTATCTGAAGAGTTACAAGCAAGGCTTCAAACATTTCTAAAAGAAACAGAATAA
- the recG gene encoding ATP-dependent DNA helicase RecG, translated as MNLLDTPIEYLKGVGPQRGDLLRKELDIHRYSDLLNLYPNRYIDRTRYYKINQLINSNSEVQIVGKIIHIKTVEQKRGKRLVATFIDDTGEMELVWFQGHKWIKESLKINVPYVIFGKVTSFNGIFNMAHPEMELLDEHKASLRSAMQPVYPSTEKLANKNITNKVINKMMQQLFVETQALFTETLPESIIQELQLIPKNAALFNIHFPKNQDLLAKAQFRLKFEELFYIQLQLITKNLIRKHKIKGHPFEIVGDNFNDFYQNHLPFELTNAQKRVIKEIRNDLGSNAQMNRLLQGDVGSGKTIVALLSMLIAKDNGFQSCLMAPTEILATQHFNGLSDLAKNLNINIKLLTGSTKTSDRKIIHEELENGSLDILIGTHAILEDKVQFHNLGLAIIDEQHRFGVEQRSKLWKKNEIPPHVLVMTATPIPRTLAMSMYGDLDISVIDELPPGRKPIQTVHRYDSNRLKVWKFLKDEIAKGRQIYIVYPLIQESEKMDYKDLMDGYESISRDFPLPQYSISIVHGKMKPADKDEEMRRFAEGKTNIMVATTVIEVGVNVPNASVMVIESAERFGLSQLHQLRGRVGRGAEQSYCILMTSHKLSNDSKTRLETMCATNDGFEIAEVDLKLRGPGDIMGTQQSGVLNLQIADLVKDRDILQLARHIAIKILKEDPNMTKPEHQKMKQIFLEMSKKKNIWNYIS; from the coding sequence ATGAATTTACTCGACACTCCAATTGAATACTTGAAAGGCGTTGGTCCACAACGTGGCGATTTGTTGCGCAAGGAGTTAGACATTCATCGTTATAGCGATTTATTGAATTTATATCCCAATCGTTATATCGATAGAACACGTTATTATAAAATCAATCAACTAATTAACAGTAATTCGGAAGTTCAAATTGTAGGTAAAATTATTCATATTAAAACCGTTGAACAAAAAAGAGGAAAGCGTTTAGTTGCTACTTTTATTGATGATACGGGCGAAATGGAATTGGTTTGGTTTCAAGGTCATAAATGGATAAAAGAAAGTTTAAAAATTAATGTTCCGTATGTGATTTTTGGAAAAGTAACTTCTTTCAATGGAATTTTCAATATGGCGCATCCAGAAATGGAATTGTTAGACGAACACAAAGCAAGTTTACGAAGTGCCATGCAACCGGTTTATCCTAGTACGGAAAAGTTAGCGAATAAAAACATTACGAATAAAGTCATCAATAAAATGATGCAACAATTGTTTGTAGAAACACAAGCATTATTTACAGAAACTTTACCCGAAAGCATTATTCAAGAATTACAATTAATTCCGAAGAATGCAGCTTTATTCAATATTCATTTTCCAAAAAATCAAGATTTATTAGCTAAAGCGCAATTCCGATTAAAGTTTGAAGAATTGTTTTACATTCAATTGCAATTAATCACAAAAAACTTAATTCGGAAACATAAAATAAAAGGACATCCGTTTGAGATTGTAGGCGATAATTTTAACGATTTTTACCAAAATCATTTACCTTTTGAATTAACAAATGCTCAAAAACGTGTAATAAAAGAAATTCGAAACGATTTAGGAAGTAATGCACAAATGAATCGATTGTTGCAAGGCGATGTTGGTTCAGGAAAAACAATTGTAGCTTTACTTTCGATGTTAATTGCAAAAGACAATGGATTTCAAAGTTGCTTAATGGCGCCAACAGAAATTTTGGCAACCCAACATTTTAATGGCCTTTCCGATTTAGCTAAAAATCTAAATATCAATATAAAATTATTAACTGGTTCAACTAAAACTTCAGATAGAAAAATCATTCACGAAGAACTGGAAAATGGTAGTTTAGATATTTTAATTGGTACCCATGCTATTTTAGAAGACAAGGTTCAGTTTCATAATTTAGGTTTAGCTATTATTGATGAACAGCATCGTTTTGGTGTGGAACAACGCTCAAAACTCTGGAAGAAAAATGAAATTCCACCTCACGTTTTAGTGATGACTGCCACTCCTATTCCGCGAACTTTAGCCATGAGCATGTATGGTGATTTAGATATTTCAGTTATTGACGAGTTACCTCCAGGTAGAAAACCTATTCAAACCGTACATCGTTACGATAGTAATCGCTTAAAAGTTTGGAAGTTCTTAAAAGATGAAATTGCAAAAGGAAGACAAATATACATTGTTTATCCGTTAATTCAAGAATCAGAAAAAATGGATTATAAAGATTTGATGGATGGTTACGAAAGTATTTCTCGCGATTTCCCATTGCCGCAATATTCGATTTCTATAGTTCATGGAAAGATGAAACCAGCCGATAAAGATGAAGAAATGCGGCGATTTGCAGAAGGAAAAACCAATATTATGGTAGCCACAACTGTTATTGAAGTTGGTGTAAACGTTCCTAATGCTTCGGTAATGGTGATTGAAAGTGCTGAACGATTTGGTTTGTCGCAATTGCATCAGTTAAGAGGACGTGTTGGTCGTGGAGCCGAGCAGAGTTATTGTATTTTAATGACGAGCCACAAATTAAGTAACGATAGTAAAACACGTTTAGAAACCATGTGTGCTACCAACGATGGTTTTGAAATCGCTGAAGTCGATTTAAAACTACGTGGTCCAGGTGATATTATGGGAACCCAACAGAGCGGTGTACTTAATTTACAAATTGCCGATTTAGTTAAAGACAGAGATATTTTACAATTAGCTCGACATATAGCGATTAAGATTTTAAAAGAAGATCCAAATATGACAAAACCAGAACATCAAAAAATGAAACAAATCTTCTTAGAAATGAGTAAAAAGAAGAATATTTGGAATTATATAAGTTAA
- a CDS encoding bestrophin family protein, with the protein MVQYNPKDWLTFIFRFHKSDTFRQLIPMMILIGIYSYVVTYLEMEYWQLAENSHVKNTTIMHGMVGFVISLLLVFRTNTAYDRWWEGRKHWGALVNNSRNLAIKLSAYLKDEHDRNYFRKLIPSYASFLQKHLADEETALMLIDGLDLDIDHHKHKPNQIAKMLFQKANDLHVSGKISGDQFIIINAELQSFTDICGACERIKNTPIPYSYSSFIKKFIFIYIMTLPFGYAFSLGYYTIPVVVFVFYVLASLELIAEEIEDPFGNDANDLPTKKLASNIKKHVEEIL; encoded by the coding sequence ATGGTTCAATACAACCCAAAAGACTGGCTTACTTTTATTTTTCGATTTCATAAATCGGATACCTTTCGTCAATTAATACCAATGATGATATTAATAGGAATTTATTCCTATGTAGTTACGTATCTAGAAATGGAATATTGGCAATTGGCAGAAAATAGTCATGTAAAAAATACAACCATAATGCATGGAATGGTTGGGTTTGTTATTTCTCTTCTTTTAGTTTTTAGAACGAATACCGCTTATGACCGTTGGTGGGAAGGAAGAAAACATTGGGGAGCCTTAGTAAACAATAGCCGGAATTTAGCTATTAAACTATCTGCCTATTTAAAAGATGAGCACGACAGAAACTATTTTAGAAAGTTAATTCCAAGTTATGCTTCCTTTCTTCAAAAACACCTAGCAGATGAAGAAACAGCGTTGATGCTTATTGATGGTTTAGATTTAGATATTGATCATCATAAACATAAACCCAATCAAATTGCTAAAATGTTATTTCAAAAAGCTAATGACTTACATGTTTCTGGTAAAATTTCTGGTGACCAATTCATTATAATTAATGCAGAATTGCAATCTTTTACGGATATATGTGGTGCTTGTGAACGAATTAAAAATACGCCTATTCCCTACTCGTACAGTTCGTTTATCAAGAAATTTATTTTTATTTATATCATGACCTTACCATTTGGTTATGCTTTTAGTTTAGGTTATTATACTATTCCTGTCGTGGTATTTGTTTTCTATGTATTAGCTAGTTTAGAATTAATTGCCGAAGAAATTGAAGATCCATTTGGAAATGATGCTAATGATTTACCCACAAAGAAATTAGCTTCAAATATAAAGAAACATGTGGAAGAAATTTTGTAA